Proteins from a genomic interval of Planococcus sp. MSAK28401:
- a CDS encoding phage tail assembly protein T yields MFDGELSFALKLAREMGRPDWRAMLAGMSSTEYADWHRFYSTHYFHDVLLDMHFSGLTYTVLSLFFSDPDMHPLDFSLLNRREADEEPEDDVLMQKAAGLAGGVRFGPDGNEVIPASPDVADMTEDDVMLMTVSEGIAGGVRYG; encoded by the coding sequence GTGTTCGACGGTGAGCTGAGTTTTGCCCTGAAACTGGCGCGTGAGATGGGGCGACCCGACTGGCGTGCCATGCTTGCCGGGATGTCATCCACGGAGTATGCCGACTGGCACCGCTTTTACAGTACCCATTATTTTCATGATGTTCTGCTGGATATGCACTTTTCCGGGCTGACGTACACCGTGCTCAGCCTGTTTTTCAGCGATCCGGATATGCATCCGCTGGATTTCAGTCTGCTGAACCGGCGCGAGGCTGACGAAGAGCCTGAAGATGATGTGCTGATGCAGAAAGCGGCAGGGCTTGCCGGAGGTGTCCGCTTTGGCCCGGACGGGAATGAAGTTATCCCCGCTTCCCCGGATGTGGCGGACATGACGGAGGATGACGTAATGCTGATGACAGTATCAGAAGGGATCGCAGGAGGAGTCCGGTATGGCTGA
- the gpG gene encoding phage tail assembly chaperone G, which translates to MFLKTESFEHNGVTVTLSELSALQRIEHLALMKRQAEQAESDSNRKFTVEDAIRTGAFLVAMSLWHNHPQKTQMPSMNEAVKQIEQEVLTTWPTEAISHAENVVYRLSGMYEFVVNNAPEQTEDAGPAEPVSAGKCSTVS; encoded by the coding sequence ATGTTCCTGAAAACCGAATCATTTGAACATAACGGTGTGACCGTCACGCTTTCTGAACTGTCAGCCCTGCAGCGCATTGAGCATCTCGCCCTGATGAAACGGCAGGCAGAACAGGCGGAGTCAGACAGCAACCGGAAGTTTACTGTGGAAGACGCCATCAGAACCGGCGCGTTTCTGGTGGCGATGTCCCTGTGGCATAACCATCCGCAGAAGACGCAGATGCCGTCCATGAATGAAGCCGTTAAACAGATTGAGCAGGAAGTGCTTACCACCTGGCCCACGGAGGCAATTTCTCATGCTGAAAACGTGGTGTACCGGCTGTCTGGTATGTATGAGTTTGTGGTGAATAATGCCCCTGAACAGACAGAGGACGCCGGGCCCGCAGAGCCTGTTTCTGCGGGAAAGTGTTCGACGGTGAGCTGA